One window from the genome of Dyadobacter sp. CECT 9275 encodes:
- a CDS encoding SusC/RagA family TonB-linked outer membrane protein — protein sequence MVIKFTNGQKLKFGIRSFFLIFCALTSLSLQAGSTFPGTRRTSETILLNITGTVVDHTNAPLPGASVVLQGTSRGVVSDADGNFSIQAEVGNVLVISFIGMQTQEVTIKDESKLTITLIADATMLGGVVVVGYGTQKKSEITSSIAKIDGKDIETSTASNVALSLQGRASGVEFVSSGLPGKTPSIRIRGVGTINNTQPLIVLDGVPVSSDILGQLAPAEIESIEILKDAASGAIYGTRAANGVVLVTSKKAGFNQKTTVRLNASTGINSLIKKYPVLNAEKLYELKRERYVMDGLPIDQNSPWADEYYNKTRTEWQDAMFRTGLFTDYNVNIGGGSDNATINANVFYRDEEGTLITTDMKRLGLSLRSTQKISNRLRIEENVRISSKKNRIVQDDLGSSGTSTTIYSAYRYMPAIPVKYDDGSYGSGKASTQLGDMWNPVYKAREEWWYTNEIRTIVTTKVDFDVTKALTLSARASYQRTTSGNDRFQNITPEQSRSESAPTLEDNNYEATTKLGEVFANYDKSVGEHHIGVTLGVSGQIDNSNWNRMVGMGFASTINSQLVMSNAASTRVEGSEYPSTGLASAFFRGTYSFKDKYYVSGIFRADGSSRFAEGKRWGYFPSISAGWRISNESFLRDNDLISNMKLNVGWGQLGNQNVDAFQYLNVYQKDVKYVLGGTNLTGTRLASFANANITWETTSSLNVLLELGLFNNKLNMDVAYFDKRTKNMLIPLPSLLASGTVSIPDFNAGEMRNYGLEIEPSYSGQVGKVNFDLGLNLTFLQNEVTKLYGEAKYISSNEYNRTYQGQAVGTFYGWKTDGIYQNQAAVNSDPNISEDPRKVYITPGDVRFVDLNGDHIVDEKDRVKIGNPNPKMLLGFNLGVSYNGFNLSTVFSGSLGHQVYDAMMVRGIDPTQSGNMDAVSYERWTGEGSTNKYPRMSTIRANNNYRVSELGLKNGDYVRMKDATLGYTFPEPASKVIGISRLRLYLSGRNLLTFTKFDGVDPEESGSDNLNRGVILNNTPQSKSLVFGVDITF from the coding sequence ATGGTAATTAAATTTACAAACGGGCAGAAATTAAAGTTTGGGATACGATCATTTTTTCTGATTTTTTGTGCGCTGACAAGCCTATCCCTTCAGGCAGGCTCAACCTTTCCAGGAACCAGGCGTACGTCTGAAACTATTTTACTCAACATAACAGGAACTGTTGTAGACCACACCAATGCGCCGCTTCCAGGAGCCAGTGTTGTGTTACAGGGTACTTCCAGAGGGGTGGTCAGCGATGCTGACGGCAATTTTTCAATTCAGGCAGAAGTTGGGAATGTTCTGGTGATATCTTTTATCGGAATGCAGACCCAGGAGGTCACTATCAAAGATGAAAGTAAATTAACAATTACGTTGATAGCCGACGCCACCATGCTGGGAGGTGTGGTGGTGGTAGGATATGGCACGCAGAAAAAAAGTGAAATAACCTCTTCCATTGCAAAAATAGATGGCAAGGATATCGAAACGTCAACTGCATCAAATGTCGCATTATCATTGCAGGGCAGGGCTTCCGGCGTTGAGTTTGTATCTTCCGGACTCCCCGGAAAAACGCCGAGCATTAGGATTCGGGGTGTAGGTACGATTAACAATACCCAGCCGCTGATTGTGTTGGACGGTGTGCCGGTAAGTTCGGATATACTCGGACAACTGGCACCAGCCGAAATCGAGTCGATCGAGATCTTGAAAGATGCTGCATCCGGTGCTATTTATGGTACGCGTGCAGCCAATGGGGTTGTGTTGGTTACTTCTAAAAAAGCAGGGTTCAATCAAAAAACGACGGTAAGGTTAAATGCGTCGACAGGGATTAACTCGCTGATTAAAAAATATCCTGTCCTTAATGCGGAAAAACTCTACGAGCTTAAACGTGAGCGTTATGTGATGGATGGCCTCCCCATAGACCAGAACTCACCCTGGGCCGACGAATATTACAACAAAACCCGCACCGAATGGCAGGATGCAATGTTCCGCACCGGATTATTTACCGATTACAACGTAAATATTGGCGGAGGTTCCGACAATGCAACCATTAACGCCAATGTTTTCTACAGAGATGAAGAGGGGACACTCATCACAACAGATATGAAGCGCCTTGGCCTTTCCCTCAGAAGCACCCAGAAAATATCGAATCGTTTACGGATAGAGGAAAATGTAAGGATTTCAAGCAAGAAAAACCGTATCGTACAGGACGATCTCGGGAGCTCCGGTACTTCTACGACCATCTATTCGGCCTACCGCTATATGCCCGCTATCCCTGTGAAATACGACGATGGTAGCTATGGTTCCGGCAAAGCCAGTACGCAGCTTGGTGACATGTGGAATCCTGTATATAAGGCCAGGGAAGAATGGTGGTATACCAACGAAATCAGAACTATTGTAACAACCAAGGTAGATTTTGATGTGACCAAAGCCCTCACTTTGAGTGCAAGAGCCTCCTATCAGCGGACGACTTCGGGTAACGACAGATTTCAGAACATTACACCGGAACAATCCAGAAGTGAGTCTGCACCAACCCTGGAAGATAATAATTATGAAGCTACGACGAAGTTGGGAGAGGTTTTTGCCAATTACGACAAGTCGGTTGGTGAGCACCACATCGGGGTAACTTTAGGTGTTTCAGGCCAGATTGACAACAGCAATTGGAACAGGATGGTGGGTATGGGGTTTGCCTCCACCATCAATAGCCAGTTGGTGATGTCCAATGCGGCAAGTACCAGAGTAGAAGGCAGTGAGTATCCCTCCACCGGACTTGCCTCGGCTTTCTTCAGGGGTACCTATAGTTTTAAGGATAAATACTATGTCTCCGGTATCTTTAGGGCGGATGGCTCTTCCAGATTCGCGGAGGGGAAAAGGTGGGGTTATTTCCCTTCTATTTCCGCAGGATGGCGTATATCAAACGAAAGTTTCCTGAGAGACAACGATTTGATATCCAACATGAAACTGAATGTCGGCTGGGGACAGCTCGGGAACCAGAATGTAGATGCATTCCAGTACCTGAACGTATACCAGAAAGATGTTAAGTATGTGCTGGGAGGTACCAACCTGACTGGAACCAGGCTTGCTTCGTTTGCCAACGCAAATATTACCTGGGAGACAACCAGTTCGCTGAACGTCCTGCTTGAACTGGGATTGTTCAATAACAAACTGAACATGGACGTAGCATATTTCGATAAAAGAACCAAGAATATGCTGATACCGCTTCCAAGCCTTCTGGCGTCCGGAACGGTGTCTATTCCAGATTTTAACGCCGGTGAAATGCGTAATTACGGACTTGAGATTGAACCTTCATACAGCGGTCAGGTTGGAAAGGTTAATTTTGACCTGGGCCTGAACCTGACCTTTCTGCAGAATGAGGTAACCAAGCTGTATGGTGAAGCCAAATATATTTCATCCAATGAATACAACAGGACCTATCAGGGCCAGGCTGTGGGTACATTTTATGGTTGGAAAACGGACGGGATATATCAGAATCAGGCAGCAGTAAACAGCGACCCCAATATTTCGGAAGATCCTCGTAAAGTGTACATTACGCCGGGAGACGTTCGTTTTGTAGACCTTAATGGGGACCATATTGTGGATGAGAAGGACAGGGTGAAGATTGGAAACCCCAACCCAAAAATGCTTCTTGGGTTTAATTTGGGTGTAAGTTACAATGGTTTCAATCTTTCCACTGTATTCAGCGGCTCTTTGGGGCACCAGGTTTATGACGCCATGATGGTGCGCGGGATTGACCCAACCCAGAGCGGTAATATGGATGCGGTGTCTTATGAGCGGTGGACTGGTGAGGGCTCAACTAACAAATATCCCAGAATGTCCACCATTCGTGCCAATAACAATTACCGGGTTTCAGAACTCGGGCTTAAAAACGGAGATTACGTGCGAATGAAAGATGCCACGCTGGGGTATACATTTCCTGAGCCTGCGTCTAAAGTGATTGGTATTTCCAGACTAAGACTTTATCTGTCTGGTCGTAACCTGCTGACGTTTACAAAATTCGATGGTGTAGACCCGGAAGAAAGTGGAAGCGATAACCTGAATCGTGGTGTGATCCTGAACAACACACCCCAGTCCAAGAGCCTTGTATTTGGGGTAGATATCACATTTTAA
- a CDS encoding ABC transporter ATP-binding protein produces the protein MIRLNNVSFGYSKHQKLFENLSMQLEPGHIYGLLGKNGAGKSSLLRNIAGLLFPTSGKIDVNGFEPLKRLPAFLQDIYFMPEEIYLPSISIHKYLETLAPFYPKFDEHQFFRHMKDFDMPEGNKLTGMSFGQKKKVITAFALATNTKVLIMDEPTNGLDIPSKSQFRKIVSTALDPQRTILISTHQVRDLDNLIDSIIILENSQILIQHSLDAVAERLHFGTLAHVDNDARVLYSEPSLRGYKAVSENYDQEESRVDLEQLFHAVMENTGRIRQIFS, from the coding sequence ATGATCCGCCTGAATAATGTCTCCTTTGGATATAGTAAGCATCAGAAATTGTTTGAGAACCTGTCCATGCAGCTTGAGCCAGGCCATATTTACGGTTTGTTGGGGAAAAATGGTGCAGGAAAGTCCAGCCTGCTGCGCAACATAGCAGGGTTGCTGTTCCCCACGAGCGGTAAAATTGATGTAAATGGTTTTGAGCCCTTGAAAAGGCTTCCTGCTTTCCTCCAGGATATATATTTTATGCCGGAGGAAATTTACCTTCCGTCTATTTCTATTCATAAATATCTGGAAACGCTGGCACCCTTTTATCCCAAATTTGACGAACATCAGTTTTTCAGGCACATGAAGGATTTTGATATGCCGGAAGGAAATAAACTTACCGGCATGTCATTTGGGCAGAAGAAAAAAGTAATTACAGCATTTGCCCTGGCCACCAATACCAAAGTCCTGATCATGGACGAGCCTACGAATGGACTGGATATCCCTTCCAAAAGTCAGTTCCGAAAGATTGTCTCCACAGCTCTTGACCCTCAGCGAACTATTCTGATATCTACCCACCAGGTACGTGATCTTGACAATCTGATCGACAGCATTATCATTCTGGAAAACAGCCAGATACTCATTCAGCATAGCCTCGATGCAGTGGCCGAACGCCTTCACTTCGGAACGCTGGCTCATGTAGACAATGACGCACGTGTACTTTATTCGGAACCGTCACTGCGTGGATACAAAGCGGTTTCTGAAAACTACGACCAGGAAGAAAGCCGCGTTGATCTGGAACAGTTGTTCCACGCTGTGATGGAAAATACGGGACGTATCCGACAAATTTTCAGCTAA
- a CDS encoding GntR family transcriptional regulator, whose amino-acid sequence MEFKDKQSIYLQIADYICEQILLGKWPPGERIPSVRDLAGMLEVNPNTVMRTYDFLQGKDIIFNKRGIGYSAAENANELILSYRRERFLESELPEFFRTLYLLNVSMEELQTRYHSFINEAYPTTH is encoded by the coding sequence ATGGAATTTAAAGATAAACAATCCATATATCTCCAGATCGCCGATTATATCTGTGAGCAGATCCTGCTCGGAAAATGGCCACCTGGTGAAAGGATACCTTCAGTCAGAGACCTAGCCGGGATGCTGGAGGTTAACCCCAATACGGTTATGCGTACCTATGATTTTTTACAGGGTAAAGATATTATTTTTAACAAACGGGGAATTGGTTATTCAGCGGCTGAAAACGCCAACGAACTCATACTTTCCTACCGGCGTGAACGCTTCCTGGAAAGTGAACTCCCTGAATTTTTCAGAACGCTGTACCTGCTTAACGTCAGCATGGAAGAGTTGCAGACCAGGTATCATTCATTCATTAACGAGGCGTATCCTACCACTCATTAA
- a CDS encoding bifunctional UDP-N-acetylmuramoyl-tripeptide:D-alanyl-D-alanine ligase/alanine racemase, whose protein sequence is MIENTSGPIDTKAAYLLTDSRQLSFPEQSIFFAIKGDRHDGHQFLPELYHKGVREFVVETAGFTGKTRELAETWADARIWLTPSSIRALQKTVGEHRRRFNIDVVGIAGSNGKTIVKEWLSQLMAPGQRVIASPKSYNSQIGVPLSVWNMAPEHTLAIFEAGVSRAHEMEYLQPVVQPTIGIFTNIGSAHDDGFRSRKQKITEKLRLFTKARKLIYRKNYTEVDEEIKLILKPVNPFLKTISWGTSQSGADIQVVFSPQKDKTFIALAGILGDHRFETAFRDEASLENLAHCVVFMLDWGLTDVAIQERIQMLRPVSMRLELKEGINRNYIIDDAYNNDIQGVTMALNFLAQQEQRTQRTVILSDILHSGQPAPEFYGTISKILKEKNIHRLVGIGPEMLKQAALFDIPQQDFFPDTDSFLKEFPFATLSDNLILVKGARPFSFEKIVHRLQQKVHGTVFEINLDALTHNLNYYRNKAGTNTKIMAMVKAFAYGSGSAEVAGLLQFHRVDYLGVAYTDEGVVLRQSGISLPIMVMNASTATFDLLWQYKLEPEIFSRRILTDWINYLTEKNEPSQAPAIHLKLDTGMHRLGFVADDYPWLKDTLQANPSLRVATIFTHLVGADEGVHNEFSRKQYAAFITAAEFLENILGYQVIKHILNSAGIVRFPEYRLDMVRLGIGLYGVEATQQEQHLLQPVGKLKTVISQIKYLPAGETVGYSRNGQLEQDAAIATLAIGYADGYDRGLGNGVGQVWVNGRLCPTVGNICMDMTMVDVTGANAEEGDEVIVFGPEVPITEMAKKINTIPYEILTGIGERVKRIFYKE, encoded by the coding sequence GTGATTGAAAATACATCCGGGCCCATTGACACCAAGGCCGCATATCTTTTGACGGACAGTCGCCAATTATCCTTCCCGGAACAAAGCATTTTTTTTGCCATTAAAGGTGACAGGCACGACGGTCATCAGTTTTTACCTGAATTATACCACAAAGGCGTCAGGGAATTTGTAGTGGAAACGGCCGGTTTTACCGGTAAAACACGCGAGCTGGCCGAAACCTGGGCAGACGCCAGAATATGGCTGACGCCGTCCAGTATCCGCGCCCTTCAGAAAACCGTTGGCGAACACCGCAGGAGGTTCAATATTGACGTAGTGGGCATTGCCGGAAGTAACGGTAAAACCATTGTAAAAGAATGGCTCAGCCAACTGATGGCGCCAGGGCAGCGGGTAATCGCCAGCCCTAAAAGTTACAATTCCCAGATAGGCGTCCCGCTGTCGGTCTGGAACATGGCGCCAGAACATACGCTGGCCATATTTGAGGCAGGAGTGTCCAGAGCACATGAAATGGAATACCTCCAGCCCGTCGTGCAACCTACCATTGGTATTTTCACGAACATCGGTTCGGCGCACGATGATGGGTTCAGGAGCCGGAAGCAAAAAATCACCGAGAAACTCCGGTTATTTACCAAAGCTCGTAAACTGATATACCGGAAAAATTACACGGAGGTAGACGAGGAAATTAAGCTGATCCTGAAACCGGTTAATCCTTTTCTAAAAACCATTAGCTGGGGAACTTCCCAGTCAGGAGCCGACATACAGGTTGTTTTTAGTCCTCAAAAAGACAAGACCTTCATCGCACTGGCGGGTATACTGGGCGATCATCGTTTTGAAACGGCGTTCAGGGACGAAGCCTCACTCGAAAACCTGGCTCATTGCGTGGTGTTTATGCTCGACTGGGGACTAACGGACGTAGCCATTCAGGAACGCATTCAAATGCTCCGCCCGGTATCCATGCGCCTGGAGCTGAAAGAGGGTATCAACAGAAATTATATCATTGACGACGCCTACAATAACGATATACAGGGTGTTACCATGGCGCTCAACTTCCTGGCTCAGCAGGAACAGCGTACGCAACGGACGGTGATCCTCTCGGACATACTCCATTCCGGGCAGCCTGCTCCTGAATTTTATGGAACCATCTCAAAGATACTGAAAGAAAAAAACATTCACAGACTGGTGGGTATTGGCCCTGAAATGCTGAAACAAGCCGCCCTTTTTGACATTCCGCAACAAGATTTTTTCCCGGACACTGACAGTTTCCTCAAAGAATTCCCCTTTGCCACTTTGTCCGACAATCTGATCCTCGTCAAAGGAGCAAGGCCATTCTCTTTTGAAAAAATTGTACATCGTCTGCAGCAAAAAGTGCATGGGACTGTGTTTGAGATCAACCTGGATGCGCTGACCCACAACCTCAATTATTACCGTAACAAGGCAGGAACCAACACTAAGATTATGGCCATGGTAAAAGCCTTTGCTTATGGCAGCGGAAGTGCCGAGGTGGCAGGTTTGCTGCAGTTCCACAGGGTCGACTACCTTGGTGTGGCGTATACCGATGAAGGAGTCGTACTCCGGCAAAGTGGTATCAGCCTGCCTATTATGGTCATGAATGCTTCAACAGCCACGTTTGACCTCCTTTGGCAGTATAAACTGGAACCCGAAATATTCAGCCGCCGGATTCTTACCGACTGGATCAATTACCTCACTGAAAAAAACGAACCATCCCAGGCTCCGGCCATCCACTTAAAACTAGATACCGGCATGCACAGGCTGGGGTTTGTGGCAGACGATTATCCCTGGCTTAAGGATACCCTCCAGGCGAATCCCTCCCTGCGGGTTGCAACAATTTTCACGCATCTGGTGGGAGCCGATGAAGGTGTTCATAATGAATTTTCCAGAAAGCAGTATGCGGCTTTTATAACCGCCGCCGAATTCCTGGAAAATATACTAGGCTATCAAGTGATCAAACATATCTTAAACTCAGCGGGCATTGTCCGTTTTCCCGAGTATCGCCTGGATATGGTCCGGCTGGGGATAGGGTTATACGGTGTAGAAGCTACGCAGCAGGAACAACATCTTTTGCAGCCGGTTGGCAAACTGAAAACCGTGATATCCCAGATCAAATACCTGCCTGCTGGGGAAACAGTGGGCTATAGCCGGAATGGTCAGCTGGAACAGGACGCTGCCATTGCTACCCTCGCCATCGGATACGCCGATGGCTACGACCGGGGCCTGGGCAATGGCGTCGGGCAGGTTTGGGTAAATGGCAGACTTTGCCCTACGGTTGGGAACATTTGTATGGACATGACCATGGTGGATGTTACCGGCGCCAATGCAGAAGAAGGAGATGAGGTGATCGTGTTTGGCCCCGAAGTACCCATCACGGAAATGGCGAAGAAAATCAACACAATTCCGTACGAGATACTAACGGGGATCGGAGAGCGGGTGAAAAGGATTTTTTACAAAGAGTAA
- the ppk1 gene encoding polyphosphate kinase 1, with the protein MSESSNTTYKSDKRGRFSNLFSFFKNNKEESVMEESKMLSSVEKANTLVQQSELISRDLSWLKFNDRVLDQAENANRNLFDRLKFLAITSSNLDEFFTIRVGSLYNYLDFGKERMDYSGLREVPFRKLLMKESQDFVRRQDECFTGQLVPLFNRHGFRIVGLEDISNKEKENVEEYFERTVYPMLTPMLFDYTHAFPVLLGKVLVLGVITQVKGTSSEDNRKLSFVQLPLNLPRFYVIEREEEILFLPIEQIVRVYIHKLYRNVDIVSTNLFRIIRNGDFSLEESDDMESDFIDEIKQKIKSRRLGRVVQAAVEPGFDPELLSLIKKRWEVDDYNIFEIRGLIDYTALWSIIRHPEFKGQIPPTHPPVPPLGLERERIPDIFEAMKERDILLHHPYNNFEPVLQLLEQAAEDPKVLSIKLTIYRLAKNSRVTEALLHAAENGKSVAVLFEVKARFDEENNIKEAQRLQKAGCFVIYGIGLLKTHTKLLLIVRNEGNKVLRYAHLSSGNYNEDTSRLYTDTGLLTTNEAYTHDISEFFNVITGHSIPTEYQNLITAPRYMRAKLLELIGQEAENAKAGLPSGICIKINSLEDRDTIRALYNASQAGVPVKLIVRGMCCLRPGRAGLSENITVRSLVGDFLEHSRIFYFHQNGNPLVYGGSADAMVRSFDKRIESLFKLVDPRVRQEAIHILYYSLQDNVNAYEMQEDGTYIKCEVKEGEGALNIHQAFYDVTLEQVMVTKLFEDRASMVQDCNANINIHPEEQSSPAESEQ; encoded by the coding sequence ATGTCCGAGTCTTCCAATACCACATATAAAAGCGATAAAAGAGGTAGATTCTCTAATTTGTTTTCCTTTTTTAAAAATAACAAGGAAGAGTCAGTCATGGAGGAGTCGAAAATGTTGAGTTCTGTTGAGAAAGCAAATACGCTGGTGCAACAGAGCGAGCTGATCAGCCGGGATCTGAGCTGGCTTAAATTTAACGACCGCGTTTTAGACCAGGCGGAGAATGCCAACCGTAATCTTTTCGACCGGCTTAAATTTCTTGCCATTACCTCTTCCAACCTGGATGAATTCTTCACCATCCGGGTAGGGAGCCTGTACAATTATCTTGATTTCGGCAAAGAAAGAATGGACTATTCCGGATTGCGGGAGGTGCCGTTCAGGAAGCTGCTGATGAAGGAATCTCAGGATTTTGTACGGCGCCAGGATGAATGCTTTACCGGGCAGCTTGTACCGCTTTTCAACCGTCATGGTTTCAGAATCGTTGGGTTGGAAGATATTAGCAACAAGGAGAAAGAAAATGTGGAGGAGTATTTCGAGCGTACCGTTTATCCAATGCTCACTCCGATGCTTTTTGACTATACACATGCATTTCCGGTGTTATTGGGGAAAGTGCTGGTTTTGGGTGTGATCACCCAGGTGAAAGGTACAAGCTCGGAAGACAACAGAAAACTCTCTTTCGTACAGCTGCCACTTAATCTTCCGCGTTTTTATGTGATTGAGCGCGAGGAAGAAATCCTTTTCCTACCCATTGAACAAATCGTTAGGGTATATATTCACAAGTTGTACCGGAATGTGGATATCGTTTCCACCAATCTTTTCAGGATTATTCGGAATGGAGATTTTTCTCTGGAAGAAAGTGACGATATGGAGTCTGATTTTATTGATGAAATAAAACAGAAAATCAAAAGCCGCAGATTGGGCAGGGTGGTGCAGGCAGCCGTAGAGCCCGGTTTTGATCCCGAACTCCTCAGCCTGATCAAAAAGCGCTGGGAAGTTGACGATTATAATATTTTTGAGATCCGGGGGCTGATTGACTATACGGCGCTGTGGAGTATCATCCGCCATCCGGAGTTCAAGGGTCAGATCCCCCCGACACACCCTCCCGTGCCGCCGCTGGGCCTTGAACGTGAAAGAATCCCGGATATTTTTGAAGCAATGAAAGAGCGGGATATTCTCCTGCATCATCCCTACAATAATTTTGAACCGGTTCTTCAGTTGCTTGAACAGGCGGCTGAGGATCCCAAGGTGTTGTCTATCAAACTGACGATTTACAGACTTGCTAAAAATTCCCGTGTGACAGAGGCCTTGTTACATGCTGCCGAAAATGGGAAAAGCGTTGCCGTTCTGTTTGAGGTTAAAGCAAGGTTTGATGAAGAGAATAACATCAAAGAGGCCCAGCGATTACAAAAAGCCGGGTGTTTTGTAATCTACGGAATTGGCTTGCTGAAAACGCACACGAAGCTGTTGCTCATTGTCCGAAATGAAGGGAATAAGGTGTTGCGTTATGCCCACTTGTCGAGCGGTAATTACAATGAGGATACTTCCCGGCTTTACACCGATACCGGACTGCTGACCACGAATGAGGCATATACCCACGACATCTCGGAGTTTTTTAATGTTATTACCGGGCATTCTATTCCAACCGAATACCAGAATCTGATCACCGCTCCAAGGTACATGCGGGCCAAATTACTGGAGCTGATTGGGCAGGAAGCTGAAAATGCAAAAGCCGGTCTGCCAAGTGGTATCTGTATCAAAATTAACTCACTGGAAGACCGGGATACAATCCGGGCTCTTTACAATGCATCGCAGGCCGGTGTGCCGGTGAAACTGATTGTAAGGGGTATGTGCTGTCTTCGGCCAGGCAGGGCAGGATTAAGTGAAAATATCACGGTTCGCTCGCTCGTAGGCGATTTTCTTGAACACTCCCGCATTTTTTATTTTCATCAGAACGGCAATCCGCTCGTTTACGGCGGCAGTGCCGATGCCATGGTCAGAAGCTTTGATAAACGGATTGAGTCTCTGTTCAAGCTGGTGGATCCCCGTGTAAGGCAGGAAGCTATTCATATTCTTTATTACAGCCTGCAGGATAATGTGAATGCCTATGAAATGCAGGAAGATGGTACCTATATCAAATGTGAGGTGAAGGAAGGAGAGGGTGCCCTCAATATCCATCAGGCTTTTTATGACGTCACACTTGAACAGGTGATGGTTACAAAACTTTTTGAAGACAGGGCATCGATGGTTCAGGATTGTAACGCCAATATCAATATTCATCCGGAGGAGCAATCGTCTCCGGCGGAGTCAGAACAGTAG